A region from the Perca fluviatilis chromosome 16, GENO_Pfluv_1.0, whole genome shotgun sequence genome encodes:
- the vps26c gene encoding vacuolar protein sorting-associated protein 26C, producing the protein MSVTLDIRLKRANKVYHEGEVVAGVILLVCKEALQHHGISLSMEGLVNLQLSSKSVGVFEAFYNSVKPIQLISSNIEVAKAGKIPGGKTEIPFEFPLNTKGNKVLYETYHGVFVNIQYTLRCDMKRSLLAKDLTRNCEFIVHCQPQKAKVVPTPVKFTITPDTLQNTRERSLLPKFLVRGHLDATSCVISQPLTGEVVVENSDVPIKSIELQLVRVETCGCAEGYARDATEIQNIQIAEGDVCHGLPIPIYMVFPRLFTCPTLETTNFKVEFEVNVVMVLHDDHLITENFPLKLCRI; encoded by the exons ATGAGCGTCACTTTGGATATAAGACTGAAAAGAGCGAACAAAGTTTACCATGAAGGG gaagTGGTGGCCGGTGTCATCCTGCTGGTGTGTAAGGAGGCGCTGCAGCACCATGGCATCTCTCTGAGCATGGAGGGGCTGGTGAACCTGCAGCTCAGCTCCAAGAGCGTCGGCGTCTTCGAGGCTTTCTACAACTCTGTCAAG CCCATCCAGCTGATCAGCAGTAACATCGAGGTGGCCAAGGCAGGAAAGATCCCAGGAGGCAAGACTGAAATCCCCTTTGAGTTCCCTCTGAACACGAAAGGCAACAAAGTGCTGTACGAAACCTACCACGGCGTCTTCGTCAACATTCAG TACACCCTCCGCTGTGACATGAAGCGCTCTCTGCTGGCCAAAGACCTGACCAGGAACTGTGAGTTCATCGTGCACTGTCAG CCTCAGAAAGCTAAAGTTGTCCCCACTCCGGTTAAGTTCACCATCACTCCAGATACGCTGCAGAACACCCGTgag AGGAGTTTACTGCCAAAGTTTCTGGTCCGAGGCCATTTAGACGCCACCAGCTGTGTGATCAGCCAGCCGCTGACGGGAGAGGTGGTGGTGGAGAACTCCGACGTCCCCATCAAGAGTATTGAACTGCAGCTCGTGCGAGTAGAGACCTGCG GTTGTGCCGAGGGTTACGCCAGAGACGCCACAGAGATCCAGAACATCCAGATAGCTGAAGGCGATGTGTGCCACGGCCTCCCTATCCCCATCTACATGGTGTTCCCCAGGCTGTTCACCTGCCCCACACTGGAGACCACCAACTTCAAAGTCG